DNA sequence from the Conger conger chromosome 18, fConCon1.1, whole genome shotgun sequence genome:
TCTTTAATGGTTATTGCTGTCTATGTGTAGCCGACCATGTAACCTAGCATACCGTTACATGTGACGGATAGTAAGATATTAACTAAGACAGAGACATTGCCTGCATTTGGTTGTGCTTGGtttgttctgtatttttgttgtattttcttGGTCAAAATTTCTCTAGCGTTAGCCGAGTCACCTAGAAACATCTGAACTTGGAACGAAATGGAGAACTTAGTGAAATCTTTAACATGGCTAAAAACACGAGGAAGTTCTTGCTTTTTACCGTCGGACACAATTTCGGCTCAGATTGAACGAGTTCGGGAGGTTTTGATGTTTATCGATAAACAACTTCGTTGGATAGTAGCGAAACAGATTTAACCTACTAGATTTAAATAGGCGATTGTCATTAGCATCCGCATCTTACCATTATTGAGGAAGTTGCATAGCCTATGTGTTAGAAACGCAGGGGTACCAATAAGCTATCTGTCATGATGGGATTTACAGTTTTCACCGTGTTGGAAACGAATTGGGTGGCAGTAGTTATTTTTTCCACGATGCCATGGTTGGCTTCCAACATGAAAGAgcaatgtaatatttgacaGTTTGGTTTCTAGGACAACAAAAGGGTGGAAACACGGTACCGTTTTAGTGCGCTTCTACTAAAATCCGCCGAATGAAGTTGATCAAGTAAACCAAATACGAACATATTTCGATTACCCAAAGCCTCATTGCAATGAAAGAACCGCATGTTTTGGCTGGCttgttgttgtgtttgcatGAAATTGGCTCTCAAAATTGTGAGACATTTTAGGCAGTCGGTAGGCTACAAGGGCCCAAGCGCCGTTATCCGCAGGCTTCCTGTCCCGTGAACATGACAAAATAGTGAGATCATCATGCTTTTCTAGATCCACGTGGAATATGTTTTCCCAGCACGTGCGTATTTATGCTACATTTTCATAAGAAAGCCAGTGGAGTTGCTTGTGTGGTTAATTTGTGATAGCCTTCTCTGAACTActttgttttcattcatattgCAGTTTAGTATTCGTAACCGTCTTTACCGATTCAAATTTACCGATGCTAATTTATGCCTTATATTGAAGGAAACGAATACTTGCATTTTAACACATTGAGTAGGCCTATTTATAACTGACGTTTAGGTTGAAGGTACCTTCCTCAAGGGAGAAAATGCAGTGTCTAACCTGGCAATGTAACTGACAGCTTAGGGATACTAGGGCTTTATGAGGACATTTTGCTGTGTGTCTAATGCATTGTATGTGCAGAGATATTGGAGCAGCAAAATACGTCAGTTTAATCTATATACAATGCAGTGTCATGTCTCTATCACTAGCAGCGCGTCATTGTCAGAGTTTATAGACGAGCATACATGAAACATCAGTGGTTGTTGCTCAAATTTCCTTTTGTGAAACACTGGCAGTAAAGAACAAGTTGTTTATGTAATTTCCTTCCTCAAGCAACAACTGAAAGATACCTGCCTGGTTACATGTGCACAATTTATTACAATTAAGACAAAAACCACATAAAACCCATATAATTACTCTTTAGTTTAAGTATATGTTTTGATACAATGTCAAGTATGTAAGGCTCACATATTGATCACAATAATTAGTCCTGAATGTAACCTGAAAAGTGGTCAAACATAAGATAATATTTGcttgttaaaatgtattttgggtCAAAAAGTAAGTCAGATGTTATGAGACAGAGTGCATTTGCTTCAGCAGTAATCTAAGATATATTTAGCAATCAGTAAAGTGCTTGTTCACGAAGCAACCACACTATCTTGCAAAACACTCTGGAAAGGTTATCTGACTTCCTTATATGGTAcagcatttcatatttaaagaCATGGTGCGTCACAGTGGGTGCTCTATAATTGGACAATGTGTGGACCATGTCACACAGTGGAGGGTGAGGTCTTGAGGTTTAGTATAAACTCTTGACTAGATGAGaaacaaagcacatttttgttttactcaAGATTCTTGGAACTTAAAATTCATTTGTAGAAGTCAAGAAACAACTGTACTACATTTTCTTCTGTCCTGAGCTACAAAAAAATCTAGTTTtgagtttgttttattatttttacccacTCATTTATACTGTAAAAAGGTTACAACCATAAAAATGTGTATGCTTCTGTGAAATAAATCATTCTGCTTTGTGTGCATTCCCAGAACAGTATAAATATACATCACTGGCCCCGCTGATTTTGCAGCTCATGTAGTTTGAAATGATTAGGAAGGAAAGGGGTTTTAATGAATGTAGAACCTAGGGATTGTATCATGTCTTTTTCAAAACAATACCTACCTCAGATTTGTCCTATTCTCCTAGTTAGGATGCCCAAGCAAGCCTGTGCAATCACTGTCTAAACCTCCACCAATTTAGGAGACAACAGACAAGGGTCCATGGCCATCAAAGTGTGTACAGTCAGGACATTATGTATTGATGCAGAAGAATCATTCATCCACAGTACTATAAATGTGAAGTAGTCATATTGTGTGAAGTGGTCGTGGTTCACACATTCGAACAAGCTTGTGCAGAGTAATGCAAATCAGTACAGTAAAAGAGGATATCTGCTCTCAAATGTATTGTTCAACTCAATCAGGTATTAGTCAAGTATTCGTCAAGTATGCCCGATCACATCTGTCTGAGGAGGTGTTTCTATAGATAACTACACGGGCCTTCAAgttggtgttttgtttttgaagtgtCATTTCCTTTTCCTTCCTGCAGAGACTCGGAGCATGCAGGCCACAATCGTGCGGGTGTGCGTGGTGGTGACAGCGGCCATCCTCAACCACCCGCTCCTCTTCCCGAAAGAGAACACCACCATCCCGGAGCAGGACGAGGAGCTCCTGACCCGCATGAAGGAGCATGAGGAGCGTCTGGAGGCGGAGCAGGCCcggctggaggaggagctgtcccgggaggaggagcaggaggcgggaggagacgaggaggaggaggacaagcGCTACGGCTGGTACTTCTGGagtgccctctctctcatcatcttcctcaccaTCGAGGTGTGCCGGCAGGACTTCGCCTGCTCCTTCTCAGCCCGGCGCTCCTCCCTGGCAGACGAGGAGGTTCTATCAGTGGGGACGGTGTTGACCAAGGCCCTTTTCCCCGACAAGGGGGTCCTGAGCAGTTTCTACGAGAGGTGCATCCGGGTGTCGGCCCAGGAGGCGCGCAGGACCTGTGAGTTCGTTGAAGGTTTTGCCGACGACCTCCTGGAGGCCCTGAGGAGCGTGAGCGACAAGGACACCGACATGGAGGTTGAGGACTGCCTGGGTGTGGGCAGCACCTTTGAATCGTGGAGCGTGAGCAAGCCCTTGACCTGCGACCTCATCGTGCCCTTCGTCCCCCCCGAACCGTACGACTTCAAGTTTCGGCTGTGGTGCAGCCCGTCCGGGGACATTCCCCTGGACATGCAGGGCTCCGGCCGGATCAAGGTGGCTAAGAGAGGGGCCGACTGCCTCTGCGGGACGACCGACCTGGGCGAGGACATGCTTTGCCTTCTGCACGGCAAGAACGACAAACCCAAACCCGACGACAGTTGCGACGACCTCCTGTGCTTCAAGAACACGTCCTATTTAGCCAAGGACCAGGTCATGAAGTGGTTCCAAATCTCTTTCACGAAAGCATGGGGACGGATTTCCCACAAGTATGAGTTTGAGCTCACATTCCGCAACCTGGATGCCCCTGGGGCCCTGAAGGTCCGGTTCAGGTCGGGGAGGGTGGTCGTCCTCAACATCACTCCTGTCGTCCAGTTCGAAGACACCAACGCATACTTTGTCTCACACTTTCCCTCTGAGAATGGAAGTTCTTCGGATACCTACTGGTCCCTCTCCTTCGCTGTGTATGAGAAGAACCTGCTGAAATACCTGGGTAAGAACTTGCCGGAAAACTCCTGCCACATCCGCTGCCTTCAGATCCTGTCTTTCCTGCACAAGAAGCAGGAAGGCCTGACAGGCAAAAGTGCCCTGACTAACTATCACCTGAAGACCGCCTTGTTACACCTGCTCTTGGGCATGAAACCATCCGCGTGGTGCTTTGAAAATCTGGAGCTCCGTCTCCGCGACATCATGGGCTTCCTGGAAAAGAGCCTTCAGGAGAAGTGGCTCTGTCACGTGCTGGTCGGGAATGACCATGTTCCAGGGGAAATCTTGGTTCCGGAAATATTCCGCACAGCAGAGCCCATAAATCTCTTCCGGCCCCTTGTGCTGCAGAGACAGCTTTATACCAAAACAGTGGAGCACTTTCAGGAAATGCTAAGAAATGCGTGTGTGCTAATACAAGAGTATACACCACAGTTTCCAAACGGGGACACACGCCACACAAGTATGTCTTAGTGTCTGATTCTGCTAGTAATTGCTATAAATGTGTCAAAAACCTTTGAATGTTAGTCCCGGATTGAAGTATAACTCACATGCTATGTCCACAAGAAAGAAGTTTCGAAAAGTCTTGAATTTATTGCAGTTGCACCACCGAATCcatgaagataaaaaaaaatggaaggACACTGGATGTTACATCTTTGTGGATCCAGCATTGTACTCACAGTGTTTTACAGATACTGCCTTTGGACCCTGTGGAAAAGAAGCCTACATGTCTTCTTATGTACAGCACAGGCATAATTACATTGTGATATACAGTGGCCTCAGTATTCAGGGCCATTcactttgtgtttatttaattggATGAAATTTTGGCCCGTCAatctacacaaaaaaaaaaaagtctaaaatcaaaaactgaaatctctcatttatataagtatttacacccttaattcagtactgtagaagcccctttggcagcagtTGGGCAAGTGGAGTAATCGAGTCTTGTtaggtaagtctctacaagctttgcacacctgtaTTTGGCCAGTTTATCCCATtgttcctggcagatcctctcaagattggatgggaagtgcCAATTGCttgatgttctatggggtttaagtctgggctttggctgggccgcTTAAGGACTGTCAGAaactccagcattgtcttggttgtatgcttcgggtcattgtcatgctgaaaggtgaaccactGCCCCAGGCTGAGGTTGCATGCACtatggagcaggttttcttcaaggacctctctgtatttggctgcattccattttggtctcatcagaccagcaaacaggatgcacctgactacaatttggagtgccacagcaaagggtctgaatacatatgtaaattacatatttcagttcttgatttgtaataaattgagaaaaaaaagataagattTTCATTTTGTAGTTATGGTTTATTGAGTGAAGATCGAAGGGCAAAAAttgaattttttctttttcctacAAGACAATACAGGTCTGAattctttctgaagccactgtatagcCAGCTCACTGGCAATGTTACGCACTGAGCTTGTGTACAGCAATAAGGGTGGTTTTATATGAACGTAGGTTATATTTACACAATTTGTATATCATTTATACTACACTGATACTGTATTTGGTTTGTACTGTGCTTTATGAAGTTATGCATATGTCAGCGTGATTAACTGTTTGGCCTTGTTTTTCACTTAATGGTTTTATTATGCTAATTTTATATTTGCCAACACACATTCCTTGGGGAAAtagtgcagctctgtgtggttCTCAGTTTTGGCTTATTTTCTCTTGGCCTGGTTAAACTACCAGATGCATTGTGTATTCCAGTTTTCTGTGAAGCTGCAGGTTTATTATCGCTCTTGCACCCCTCACAAATGCTCACAAGTGTGCATTGTGCATGAATGAAGGGAGCTCATCAAAACAAGTCATATTTAATGCAGGGCACACAGCCCTGTTGCTTTAGCTGCATATGAAgtttggaaaatggaaaatcacTTTGACATTCCCAAATAACATTTTGGGCAAAGCAGCCAAAACATTTACCAAATGAACAAAGTGCCGGGCTGTGAGTTGAGTATTTACTGTTTgcacatatataaataaattgttatttttattattatttttgtataaaaatagCTTTTGAAGCTTCATGACAATCCAGCTTGTGTGGTGActccaaatacttttttttattgtattttataatgAAGGTGTGATATATTTTATATCAAAAATGAAAGTG
Encoded proteins:
- the itprip gene encoding inositol 1,4,5-trisphosphate receptor-interacting protein codes for the protein MQATIVRVCVVVTAAILNHPLLFPKENTTIPEQDEELLTRMKEHEERLEAEQARLEEELSREEEQEAGGDEEEEDKRYGWYFWSALSLIIFLTIEVCRQDFACSFSARRSSLADEEVLSVGTVLTKALFPDKGVLSSFYERCIRVSAQEARRTCEFVEGFADDLLEALRSVSDKDTDMEVEDCLGVGSTFESWSVSKPLTCDLIVPFVPPEPYDFKFRLWCSPSGDIPLDMQGSGRIKVAKRGADCLCGTTDLGEDMLCLLHGKNDKPKPDDSCDDLLCFKNTSYLAKDQVMKWFQISFTKAWGRISHKYEFELTFRNLDAPGALKVRFRSGRVVVLNITPVVQFEDTNAYFVSHFPSENGSSSDTYWSLSFAVYEKNLLKYLGKNLPENSCHIRCLQILSFLHKKQEGLTGKSALTNYHLKTALLHLLLGMKPSAWCFENLELRLRDIMGFLEKSLQEKWLCHVLVGNDHVPGEILVPEIFRTAEPINLFRPLVLQRQLYTKTVEHFQEMLRNACVLIQEYTPQFPNGDTRHTSMS